A genome region from Nicotiana tabacum cultivar K326 chromosome 13, ASM71507v2, whole genome shotgun sequence includes the following:
- the LOC107774282 gene encoding uncharacterized protein LOC107774282, which translates to MNHFLSLFLTTSFSILFFLTKIPLVLSITTTSTSNLSIQLISLLSLKSSFQDPNNTFQDWNPTTTFSKFSFQPFWCSWSGIKCDTKTSQITTLNLSRRNLSGKIPQDIRFLVHLHHLNLSGNSFDGPLQTIIFQFPFLRTLDISHNSFNSTFPLGITKLKSLSHLNAYSNSFTGPLPQEIVQLQNLEYLNLGGSYFDGEIPTSYGNFKKLKFLHLAGNLLCGKIPVELSFLNQLEHIEIGYNNYTGNIPSEFSSLSNLAYLDISQANLSGEIPFQLGNLKNLEFLLLFKNHFIGKIPQSFSKLTLLKSLDLSDNHLFGNIPDGFSELKELSMLYLMNNNLTGEIPQGIGELPNLELLSLWNNSLTGILPQKLGSNAKLQKLDVSSNSLYGPIPPNLCLSNKLVKLILFSNQFSGKIPSSLANCTALSRLRIQDNKLNGSIPLGFGFLPNFTYMDISKNNFSGTIPKDFGNAVKMEYLNISENSFNSELPENIWKAQSLQIFSASYSGLIGKLPDFKGCENLYKIEIEGNNLNGSIPWDIEHCEKLISLNFRRNSLTGIIPWEISAIPSITDVDLSHNFLTGTIPSNFGKSSTLEHFNVSYNQLTGPLPSSGSIFSTFHPSSFIGNEDLCGIIIHKPCRTDRLNDGEIEIRRQPKQTGAGAIIWIGVVAFGVVLCFLFVGVRCFYLNYSQRFSSDKVIGPWKLTAFKRLNFTADDVLESITTTDKILGMGSAGTVYKAKMPGGDIIAVKKLWGKQVKETIRKRRGVLAEVDVLGNVRHRNIVRLLGCCSNNECTMLLYEYMPNGNLDDLLHGKNKDTNLVADWSTRYKIALGVAQGICYLHHDCDPVIVHRDLKPSNILLDGEMEARVADFGVAKLIQCDESMSVIAGSYGYIAPEYAYTLQVDEKSDIYSYGVVLMEILSGKRSVDPEFGDGNSLVDWVRSKMKNKNGINSVLDKSAGASCPRVREEMMLLLRISLLCSSRNPADRPSMRDVVSMLHEAKPERKLSTNGGGSATAAFSLAQKTNVEC; encoded by the exons ATGAACCATTTCCTTTCTCTCTTTCTCACTACATCTTTCTCAATTCTCTTCTTTCTCACAAAAATTCCACTTGTTTTGTCCATTACCACCACCTCtacttcaaatctttcaattcAACTCATTTCTCTTTTGTCCTTAAAATCTTCTTTTCAAGATCCTAACAATACATTCCAAGATTGGAATCCCACAACCACCTTCTCAAAATTTAGTTTTCAACCCTTTTGGTGTTCATGGTCTGGCATTAAATGTGACACAAAAACAAGCCAAATTACAACACTTAATCTCTCAAGAAGAAATCTTTCTGGTAAAATTCCACAAGATATTAGATTCTTGGTACATTTACACCACTTAAATTTAAGTGGAAATTCTTTTGATGGTCCTCTACAAACAATTATTTTCCAATTTCCTTTCCTTAGGACACTTGACATTAGTCACAACTCTTTTAATTCAACATTTCCACTTGGCATTACTAAGCTCAAATCTCTCTCACATTTAAATGCCTATAGCAATAGCTTCACTGGCCCTTTGCCACAAGAAATTGTTCAACTTCAAAATCTTGAGTACTTAAATCTTGGTGGAAGTTACTTTGATGGTGAAATTCCAACAAGTTATGGAAATttcaaaaaattgaaatttttacaTTTGGCTGGAAATTTACTGTGTGGTAAAATCCCAGTTGAGTTAAGTTTCTTGAACCAACTTGAACATATAGAAATTGGATACAACAATTACACTGGCAATATTCCTTCTGAATTTTCCTCTTTATCAAATTTGGCCTATTTAGACATTTCTCAAGCTAATCTCTCTGGTGAAATTCCATTTCAATTAGGAAACTTGAAAAATCTTGAATTTTTACTTCTTTTCAAGAACCATTTTATTGGCAAAATTCCTCAGAGTTTTTCCAAACTGACATTGCTGAAATCACTGGATTTATCAGATAATCATCTCTTTGGCAATATTCCAGATGGATTTTCAGAATTAAAGGAGCTCAGCATGTTATATTTGATGAACAATAATTTAACAGGTGAAATTCCACAAGGAATTGGTGAGCTTCCAAATCTTGAATTATTATCTCTTTGGAATAATTCACTCACTGGAATTTTACCACAAAAATTAGGATCAAATGCAAAGTTACAAAAACTTGATGTCTCTTCAAATTCTTTGTATGGTCCCATTCCACCAAATCTTTGTCTTAGCAACAAGTTAGTTAAACTCATCCTTTTTTCAAACCAGTTCAGTGGTAAGATTCCTTCATCCTTAGCAAATTGCACTGCTTTATCGCGGTTGAGAATTCAAGACAACAAACTCAACGGCTCGATTCCTTTAGGATTCGGGTTTTTGCCAAATTTCACATACATGGATATCAGCAAGAATAATTTTTCAGGTACAATTCCAAAAGATTTTGGAAATGCCGTGAAAATGGAGTACTTGAACATATCTGAGAATTCATTTAACAGCGAGTTGCCTGAAAATATTTGGAAAGCGCAGAGTTTACAGATATTCTCCGCAAGTTACAGTGGACTTATTGGAAAGCTTCCTGATTTTAAAGGGTGTGAAAATTTGTACAAAATTGAGATTGAAGGAAATAATCTCAATGGTAGTATTCCATGGGATATTGAACATTGTGAAAAGCTAATTTCGTTAAATTTTCGACGAAACTCGCTTACTGGAATCATTCCCTGGGAAATATCTGCAATTCCTTCAATAACAGACGTTGATTTGTCACATAATTTTCTCACTGGGACAATTCCTTCAAATTTTGGCAAGTCTAGTACATTGGAACATTTTAACGTGTCATATAATCAATTAACAGGTCCATTGCCTTCTTCAGGATCAATATTTTCTACATTTCATCCGTCGTCGTTCATTGGAAACGAAGATCTTTGtggtattattatacataaaccGTGTAGGACGGACAGACTCAACGACGGGGAAATAGAAATTCGGCGACAACCCAAACAAACGGGCGCCGGTGCAATAATCTGGATTGGGGTTGTAGCATTTGGAGTAGTATTGTGTTTCCTCTTTGTGGGTGTCCGATGTTTCTATTTGAATTATAGCCAAAGATTTTCAAGTGATAAGGTAATTGGACCGTGGAAATTAACAGCATTTAAAAGGTTAAATTTCACGGCAGATGATGTCCTGGAAAGCATAACAACCACAGACAAGATACTAGGAATGGGATCTGCAG GTACAGTGTACAAGGCAAAAATGCCAGGTGGCGACATCATAGCGGTGAAGAAGCTATGGGGGAAGCAGGTGAAGGAGACAATAAGGAAAAGAAGGGGTGTATTAGCTGAGGTTGATGTCTTAGGCAACGTAAGACATAGGAACATTGTGAGACTATTAGGTTGTTGCAGTAACAATGAGTGTACCATGTTGTTGTATGAGTATATGCCTAATGGAAACCTAGATGACTTGTTGCATGGCAAGAACAAAGATACAAATTTGGTGGCTGATTGGTCTACTAG GTACAAAATTGCACTAGGGGTGGCACAAGGAATTTGCTACTTACATCATGATTGTGATCCTGTAATTGTTCATCGTGATCTAAAACCTAGTAATATTCTTTTGGATGGAGAAATGGAAGCTAGAGTTGCTGATTTTGGAGTTGCTAAATTGATTCAGTGTGATGAATCTATGTCCGTTATTGCTGGATCTTATGGCTACATTGCACCTG AATATGCTTATACATTGCAAGTGGATGAGAAAAGTGACATCTACAGCTATGGGGTGGTGCTAATGGAAATTTTGTCCGGAAAAAGATCGGTAGATCCAGAATTTGGTGATGGAAATAGCCTTGTTGATTGGGTGAGGTCCaaaatgaagaacaaaaatggtatAAATAGCGTGTTGGATAAAAGTGCTGGCGCTTCATGTCCTCGGGTGAGGGAGGAAATGATGTTGTTACTTAGGATATCGTTGCTATGTTCTAGCCGAAATCCGGCTGATAGACCTTCTATGAGGGATGTTGTGTCTATGTTACATGAAGCCAAACCTGAAAGAAAGTTGTCTACGAATGGTGGTGGTAGTGCAACTGCGGCTTTTTCTTTGGCACAAAAGACCAATGTTGAGTGTTAA